In Eupeodes corollae chromosome 3, idEupCoro1.1, whole genome shotgun sequence, a single genomic region encodes these proteins:
- the LOC129948893 gene encoding uncharacterized protein LOC129948893 codes for MQPTESEKETHSSNTTPEQQNYDHLPSTSSNSLQDVDSFLSRCNWNNEKINNILRSPPGVRQKSVFTANPQVTKFNVSAAPFVSRTAAATASAGAQHRTLNFPKENSNFGEQYYNHQRQSAATAYDNLAARMMRSLSARCSPSAMYHGSSGGAMKSAASNDMRPIVIMHPGNLSPSMPTFSSRTSNRDYENSYAAGPMPLPNGTIHMRLRDGVCIDMTLDKAVRVFNTRSLVALALSSNGSSSAMVHPNGRVYQNGSRVEIVTYDGMKRNNYVRYAKIWYKGVSFTSENCALTYLVDAAGTRTTTDSFMDMRKDYTTFVFYNDSRHGPACVQEAASVVQSSKLSYSEDGSETYEINGFRISQAADGLVKLTRTHNKCLIRTSPTNGSATLTTPAIHCTASLGKTSHMFVRRNEKRMHFDGSCFIVRNAGHSAGFNDENLLIVY; via the exons ATGCAACCAACTGAATCAGAAAAAGAAACCCATTCCTCGAATACAACTCCAGAACAACAAAATTATGATCATCTTCCATCTACCAGTTCGAATAGTCTCCAGGATGTGGACAGTTTTCTGAGTCGTTGCAATTGgaataatgaaaaaatcaacaatatcCTACGGTCTCCACCTGGTGTTCGCCAGAAGTCGGTTTTTACAGCGAATCCTCAAGTG accAAATTTAATGTGAGTGCTGCCCCGTTTGTCTCGAGAACGGCCGCGGCAACGGCATCGGCTGGAGCACAGCACAGAACCCTGAATTTCCCGAAGGAAAACTCGAATTTCGGAGAACAGTACTACAATCACCAGCGCCAATCAGCAGCGACAGCCTACGATAACCTCGCGGCCAGAATGATGCGCAGTCTATCAGCCCGCTGCAGCCCTTCGGCAATGTATCATGGTTCTTCGGGTGGTGCCATGAAGTCTGCTGCTTCCAATGATATGCGTCCTATTGTCATAATG CATCCTGGTAATCTATCTCCATCGATGCCAACGTTCTCTAGCCGAACCAGCAATCGGGATTATGAGAATTCATATGCTGCTGGACCGATGCCATTGCCAAATGGAACTATTCACATGCGTCTGAGGGACGGTGTTTG CATTGATATGACACTTGACAAGGCTGTTCGTGTGTTCAATACCCGTAGCTTGGTTGCTTTGGCACTTTCAAGCAATGGAAGCAGTTCGGCTATGGTCCATCCAAACGGCAGAGTCTACCAAAATGGATCTCGAGTGGAAATAGTTACCTACGATGGCATGAAACGCAACAATTATGT GCGATATGCAAAAATATGGTACAAAGGAGTGAGTTTTACGAGTGAAAACTGCGCCCTCACTTATCTCGTTGATGCGGCTGGCACAAGGACGACTACAGACAGCTTTATGGATATGAGGAAGGATTATACAACTTTCGTGTTTTACAA TGACTCCCGACATGGTCCAGCGTGTGTACAAGAGGCCGCTTCAGTTGTTCAAAGTTCAAAACTATCCTATTCAGAGGATGGCTCCGAGACATACGAAATTAATGGATTTCGCATATCACAAGCTGCTGATGGTTTAGTGAA attgACCCGGACCCATAACAAGTGCCTCATTCGAACAAGCCCCACTAATGGATCGGCAACTTTGACTACGCCAGCAATTCACTGTACAGCATCGCTGGGAAAGACTTCACACATGTTTGTGAG acGTAATGAAAAACGAATGCACTTTGATGGATCCTGTTTCATAGTTCGCAATGCTGGACATTCGGCAGGATTCAATGACGAAAATTTACTGATTGTTTACTAA